A region of the Chryseobacterium cucumeris genome:
ACGGGACTTCGGTTTCGTTTTTTTTTGTTTAAAGTTTAAGGTTTAGGATTTAGGATTTAGGATTTAGGATTTAGGATTTAGGATTTAGGATTTAGGGAAATTATAAAGTTTGTAAATGAATTTACCTCTTTTAGAATTTATATTTATTTTTTTAAATGATAAACCAAAACACAAAACAATTTAGTTATCAGTTATTTAATCTATTATTAAAAAATCATTAATACATTTTATAGTATACTTTGCACAAAAATATTAAATCCTGTGTAACCTTTTTACCTTTTCATACGTATATATTATAGTAACTCTTTTTTGAGGAAAAAATAAATGAGACAATTAAAAATCACTAAGCAGGTTACCAACAGGGAAACTGCTTCATTAGACAAGTATTTGCAGGAAATTGGTAAAGTGGAACTGATTACTGCGGACGAGGAAGTAGAATTGGCACAAAGAATACGTGCCGGCGACAGAGCCGCACTTGAGAAATTAATCAAAGCCAACCTTCGTTTCGTAGTATCTGTATCTAAGCAATACCAAAATCAGGGTCTTTCTTTACCCGATTTGATCAATGAAGGTAACTTAGGATTAATGAAAGCGGCAAAAAGGTACGATGAAACTAGAGGTTTCAAATTTATCTCTTATGCAGTATGGTGGATCCGTCAATCAATTTTACAGGCATTGGCTGAACAGTCAAGAATTGTAAGATTACCATTGAACAAGATTGGATCTATCAACAAAATCAATAAAGCATACGCTCACCTTGAACAGGAAAATGAAAGACCACCTTCTCCGGAAGAATTGGCTGAAGTTCTTGACATGAGCGAGGAAGATATCAAAGAATCTATGAAAAACTCCGGAAGACACCTGTCTATGGATGCACCTTTGGTAGAAGGTGAAGATTCTAATCTTTATGATGTATTACGTTCAGGAGAATCTCCAAGTCCTGATAAAGATCTGATGCTTGAATCTTTACAAATTGAGATTGAAAGAGCATTGAATACTTTGACGCCAAGAGAGGCTGATTTAGTAAGATTATACTTCGGACTGAACGGAAAACACCCAATGACTTTAGAGGAAATTGGTGAAACTTTCGATCTTACAAGAGAGAGAGTTCGTCAGATCAAAGAAAAAGCAATTAAGAGACTAAAACACAATACCAGAAGCAAGATCCTTAAATCTTACCTGGGTAAATAATTTTAGCGTAAAAATTTTATAGGCGGAGTCTGTTTTCAGGCTCCGTTTTTTTATGGATGTAACATTTTTCAAAGTTTATTCAACTAATTAAAATCATATCCTTTAATCCACTTGCGTTAGCATTGAAATGATTAACTTTAATAGCTTTGAATATGATGCTGATTTTCAACTAAAACAAAACATACTATGAAAAAAATACTTTTCGCTTCTATCCTTGCCTTGTCTCTATTTTCCTGCAGTGAAAACAAATCGCAGCACGCTCCTGTGGTAGAAAATGCAGTTGACAATGCTGAATCTTCAGTTTCCGGTGCTATTAAAAAAAATACCAGATACTCCTCACGTGAAGGAAATCTTGTTCAGGAAATCTATCTGGAGCTTATAAAAAATGATAAAACTTTACAGGATCTTGACTTAAGAATAGAAAATATTCAAAAGGAAACGGAAACCTCCATTTCGGAATATGATGATGTTATTCAAAAATCGGAAACATACTATAATGATGCGACTGTATTATCCGGTTCCATTACAGATTCCATTACCAAGAAACAAATTGAAAAAGAGATAAAAGCAAGCGCTGAAAAATATGATGTAAAAACACAGACGATCAGAGACCTCATCGCCAAAATAAAAGCAAACAGGACCACACTTCATGATCAATACCTTGTATTCAAAATCAGAAAAACACTTCCTGAAATTGAAAAATATCAAAAGGCCCATCCTCTGAAAACAGACAGTCTCAATCAATTTATCAATAAGCAGAATAAACTGCTGGAAGAGCTGAAAAATCTGAAATAAAATTATAACACCTTATGAAATATACGACCCAATGGCTTACCGATAAAAGCCGCGTAAAAGAACTTGTAGACTTTTTTATTACGCATAAAACAGATGCTTATATTTCTCATGGCGAAATGATGTCCGGCAGAGCCATAGACTCACACCACTGGAATCCTGATCTTGAACTGATCCTGACAGAACAGCTGATCACCGATTTTAATTCCGATGGCAGTTCCAAACTGAATATTCTGGTTGCAGAAAATGAAAATGGAGAAATAGTCGGCATGATGGTTTTCAACGTCATCAACAGTCCTTTTAAAAAGTATGCTATTCTGGAAGATATGCTTCTGGATCAGTCAGTGAGAGGCCAGTCTCTTGGAAGTAAACTGCTGGAGAAAGCTATTCATGAATCTAAAAGCTGGAACATCAGTTTTATCTTATTAGAAAGTGGAGTCAACAATCATGGCGCTCACAACTTTTTCAGTAAGTACGGTTTCAAAAAAGTGTCGGAGAGTTATATTTTAAGTTTATAAATTAAAATTCAGGTCCTAACTTATGAGCACCATTTCTATTATCGGAGCCGGAATCGGAGGACTTATCCTCGGAAATGTACTGAAACAGCATCAGTATGATTTCACGATCTATGAATCTGCGCCTGAAATAAAACCGGTAGGAGCAGGAATTATGATGGCCGTCAATGCAATGCAGATATTCGATAAATTAGGTTTAAAGGAAAAAATTAAAAAATCATCAACAATTTATTAATAACAACTAAAAATTAACAACATGAAAAAAATTTTTTATGTATTGCTCCTGCTCATAGGAGTTCATACGGCACAAGCTCAGGAAGTCCCGGTACTGGACAGAGCTTTATTCTTTGGTAACCCGGAAATTTCCGGAGGACAACTGAGTCCCGATGGGAAATGGATTTCCTTTACAAAAGAATATGAAGGGATTATGAATATCTGGGTAAAAAAAATTGATGAGCCTTTTGAAAAAGCACGTCCTTTAACAAACAGCAAACGCCCGTTGAATGGATATTTCTGGACAGAAGACGGAAAATATATTCTGTATGTAAAAGATAATAACGGGGATGAAAACATGAATATTTTTGCAGTAGATCCTATGGCAAAAGTAACAAAAGGAGTTCCGGAATCA
Encoded here:
- a CDS encoding RNA polymerase sigma factor RpoD/SigA, translated to MRQLKITKQVTNRETASLDKYLQEIGKVELITADEEVELAQRIRAGDRAALEKLIKANLRFVVSVSKQYQNQGLSLPDLINEGNLGLMKAAKRYDETRGFKFISYAVWWIRQSILQALAEQSRIVRLPLNKIGSINKINKAYAHLEQENERPPSPEELAEVLDMSEEDIKESMKNSGRHLSMDAPLVEGEDSNLYDVLRSGESPSPDKDLMLESLQIEIERALNTLTPREADLVRLYFGLNGKHPMTLEEIGETFDLTRERVRQIKEKAIKRLKHNTRSKILKSYLGK
- a CDS encoding GNAT family N-acetyltransferase; amino-acid sequence: MKYTTQWLTDKSRVKELVDFFITHKTDAYISHGEMMSGRAIDSHHWNPDLELILTEQLITDFNSDGSSKLNILVAENENGEIVGMMVFNVINSPFKKYAILEDMLLDQSVRGQSLGSKLLEKAIHESKSWNISFILLESGVNNHGAHNFFSKYGFKKVSESYILSL
- a CDS encoding FAD-dependent monooxygenase, coding for MSTISIIGAGIGGLILGNVLKQHQYDFTIYESAPEIKPVGAGIMMAVNAMQIFDKLGLKEKIKKSSTIY